The DNA region CTGACGGTACACTTCGTAGTTGTAGTTGAAGGGCAGTATCGGGTTATCCCCCACAGGGCGCAGCTTTATTTCAACTCTCATTATAGCCACCCCGAAATTATTTCCAAACACAGATTATAATCGCCAAACTTCTTAATAAGGGTTTCGACGGGTCTGTTCGATTGAAAAGCAAAAGAGCAAAAAACCTCAAAACCAGCATCAGAAAACTTTCGACGGCGCGCCGAAGGCCCTGTCCCCCGCATCACCGAGGCCCGGAAGGATGTAACCCTTCCCGTCGAGCTCCCTGTCAACCTTGGCAACAAATATCTCAACTTCGGGGAACTGCCCCTTGATCCTGGAGATGCCTTCAGGGGCGGCCAGAACGCCAAGAACTATCGTTCTCTTTGGTTTCCCGTACTTTTCAATCTCTTCAAGAACCTTAATGAGGGTTGAGCCCGTCGCTATCATGGGATCAGCAACGATCACCGTGTCCTCCGGCTTAAGGTCGGGTATCTTGATATAGTTCATCTCTATCTCGAACTTCGGTGCTTTTCCTCTGGAGGCCGAGACTACACCAACTCTGGCATGCTCGAAGACCTTTATCAACCCCTCCATCAGCGGTATTGCCGCCCTGAGGACTGTTATGATGACGACGTTCCTTCTGTCCTTAACGACCACGCCCTTCGTCTTTTCCAGGGGGGTTTCAACCTCAACCTCCTCGACTTCCATGGTTTTCGTCAGCTCGTACCCCATGTACCTCCCGAGCTTGACCAGGCCCTTCCTGAAGGCGATGCTGTCGGTGTTCCTGTCCCTTAGCTCCGTGAGGACCTCCATTATAAAGGGAGAGTCCTCAAAGGAGTAAACTCCACTCCACCTCTCATCAGCCTTCATATTCACCACCCCAGATCCCAGTACTCCATCTTAGCAATCTTCCTTCTGACGTAAATCCCATAGTTATAACCAAAGGCCAGGCCAACTATGAGGCCGCCCAGGTGAGCCACCCAGTTAACCCCCGGGAGCCAGCTGTTTATAAGGAAGAGGAAGAAAGCGTTGCCAAGGGCCATCTGGATGTTCCTTTTCAGCGTGCCCTCTATCATTATCAGGGCCCCGGCGATTCCGAAGAGCGCCCCGCTGGCGCCGCCGCTTATGATGAATGGCCCCAGGAACTTGAGCGTCAACAGGTTGCCAAATATCCCCGCCGTCAGGTAGAGGACAAGAAATCTCGCCCTTCCGACGAGAATCTCAAGCTGACTCCCCAGGTAGAGCAGGAAAAATGTGTTCATTGCCAGGTGAATCCAGTCGAGGTGAACGAAGATAGCTGAAATCAGCCTCCAGTACTCGTGACAGTAGGTAACACAGTAGTTGACCAGGGCCACCTTTAGCAGAGCCCTGTCTGTGACTGCAAGTCCTCCGCTGAGGTAGAGCTCGTAACCGAAAACAAGAAAGTTGATAGCCGCTATTGTATAGGTCAACCAGGCGTGCCTGATGGCTTTGTAGAGGTCATTGAGTGCCATTCTTTATCCCCTCCAGGATGATTTTCAAAAGCCTCTTATCGCTCGATGCTACGACGTTTACCTTCTCCTCGGCGCTGAGAGATGGGTTGAACTCCCTGCCGCTCTCGTCCACGACGATTCCCCCCGCCTCCCTGACAAGCAGAGTCCCGGCAAGGACATCGGTTGGCCGAAGGTAGTTCCTCAAGTCCACCACAGCCTGGAGAGAGCCCCTGGCAAGATAGGCCATCTCGACGGCTATGGCGCCAAGAACCCTTATGCGCTTTACCCTCCCGATAATGCCCAATCCCCTGCCCAGGGTATAAAAGCTTATGGCGGCTTTTTCTGGCTCCCCTGGTACCACGTTAATTCCCCTGCCGTTGAGGTATGCCCCGTGGCCCGGTATGGCCTCATAGTAGTTCCCGGGAAGGAACTCATAGATTGCTGAATAGACGGGTCTCTTACCCTTGAAGAGGGCGAAGCTAAGGGCAAAAACCGGTATCCCGGAAGAGAAATTATAAGAACCGTCTATAGGGTCAACGACGGCTGTAAGGTCGCTCCCCTGATCAATCAGGCCTATCTCTTCGCTGACGATGTTTATGCCCAGCGGTTTAAGCCTCTC from Thermococcus zilligii AN1 includes:
- the upp gene encoding uracil phosphoribosyltransferase; amino-acid sequence: MKADERWSGVYSFEDSPFIMEVLTELRDRNTDSIAFRKGLVKLGRYMGYELTKTMEVEEVEVETPLEKTKGVVVKDRRNVVIITVLRAAIPLMEGLIKVFEHARVGVVSASRGKAPKFEIEMNYIKIPDLKPEDTVIVADPMIATGSTLIKVLEEIEKYGKPKRTIVLGVLAAPEGISRIKGQFPEVEIFVAKVDRELDGKGYILPGLGDAGDRAFGAPSKVF
- a CDS encoding rhomboid family intramembrane serine protease; this encodes MALNDLYKAIRHAWLTYTIAAINFLVFGYELYLSGGLAVTDRALLKVALVNYCVTYCHEYWRLISAIFVHLDWIHLAMNTFFLLYLGSQLEILVGRARFLVLYLTAGIFGNLLTLKFLGPFIISGGASGALFGIAGALIMIEGTLKRNIQMALGNAFFLFLINSWLPGVNWVAHLGGLIVGLAFGYNYGIYVRRKIAKMEYWDLGW
- a CDS encoding bifunctional fructose-bisphosphatase/inositol-phosphate phosphatase, encoding METGWKEVVFSLARDVERAVMPLFGKPEGGKEVGKNVSGDVTKYVDRVAEDIVVERLKPLGINIVSEEIGLIDQGSDLTAVVDPIDGSYNFSSGIPVFALSFALFKGKRPVYSAIYEFLPGNYYEAIPGHGAYLNGRGINVVPGEPEKAAISFYTLGRGLGIIGRVKRIRVLGAIAVEMAYLARGSLQAVVDLRNYLRPTDVLAGTLLVREAGGIVVDESGREFNPSLSAEEKVNVVASSDKRLLKIILEGIKNGTQ